In Candidatus Glassbacteria bacterium, one DNA window encodes the following:
- the rpsU gene encoding 30S ribosomal protein S21 codes for MPEVYIDEGDNFEKALKRFKKKCEKAGILSDLRKHRHFEKPSEKRKRKLNSAKRKMRKDMTRR; via the coding sequence GTGCCTGAGGTGTATATCGATGAAGGTGATAATTTTGAAAAGGCGTTAAAGAGGTTCAAGAAAAAATGCGAAAAAGCAGGAATTCTCTCCGACCTGCGAAAGCACCGTCACTTTGAGAAGCCCAGCGAAAAACGCAAGCGTAAACTGAACTCCGCCAAAAGAAAAATGAGAAAGGACATGACCCGCAGGTAG